The Fibrobacter sp. genome has a segment encoding these proteins:
- a CDS encoding transposase → MKEDAMLNGQLKPGYNIQVGTENNFVIGYDVFPNPTDTRTFIPHLENVQNRLGCKFKTVIADAGYGSEENYDYLEEKEITGAVKYSTYEKETKRSFKKKVFNADNWKYDAEQKEYTCPCGNPVPYKMTRKRKNDSGYEQIVDVYQCENCEGCPFRELCTKSEYGRMIQRNENWISQKTKVKELLATDEYKVLMKKRSTECETVFGQTKGNLKFRRFHLRGKEKVGTEWGLLMLGYDFKQLARLMKA, encoded by the coding sequence TGAAGGAAGATGCCATGCTCAACGGGCAGCTCAAGCCCGGCTACAATATTCAGGTTGGAACCGAAAACAATTTTGTAATCGGCTATGATGTTTTTCCAAACCCGACAGATACAAGAACCTTCATTCCACATCTTGAAAATGTACAGAACCGCTTGGGATGCAAGTTCAAGACAGTGATTGCAGATGCTGGTTATGGAAGCGAAGAAAATTATGATTATCTGGAAGAAAAAGAAATTACAGGGGCAGTAAAATATTCGACTTACGAAAAGGAAACAAAACGGAGCTTCAAGAAAAAAGTCTTTAATGCAGATAACTGGAAATATGATGCTGAGCAGAAAGAATACACCTGTCCGTGCGGAAATCCTGTCCCTTACAAAATGACACGTAAAAGAAAAAACGATTCTGGATATGAACAGATTGTTGATGTCTACCAATGTGAAAACTGTGAAGGCTGTCCGTTCAGGGAATTATGCACAAAATCTGAATACGGAAGAATGATACAGCGGAACGAAAACTGGATTTCTCAGAAGACAAAAGTAAAAGAACTTCTCGCAACTGATGAATATAAAGTCCTCATGAAAAAACGCTCAACAGAGTGTGAAACAGTATTCGGTCAGACAAAAGGGAATCTGAAATTCAGGAGATTTCATCTTCGTGGCAAGGAAAAAGTCGGAACAGAATGGGGATTATTGATGCTTGGATATGATTTTAAGCAGCTTGCAAGATTGATGAAAGCCTAA